One region of Esox lucius isolate fEsoLuc1 chromosome 17, fEsoLuc1.pri, whole genome shotgun sequence genomic DNA includes:
- the LOC105030000 gene encoding rootletin isoform X5, protein MSSVMSVQEENRVLQGELGRLEDLLAHSRAERDELAIKYSAISERLEQALRLEAGDGEGDSPECRSLAQQNVELRRRLDEEQAAYKRKLTAYQEGQQRQAQLVQKLQAKVLQYKKRCGDLEKTVLEKSSELEQHRLNGPCDTSSSSHRGDEDPCGDLENALIRLEEEQQRSNSLSAVNSMLREQLEQAGLANEALSQDIRRLTADWSKSREELEQRESDWRREEESFHSYFSNEHSRLLSLWRQVVGFRRQVCELKSATERDLSDMRNEMARASHSVQSSCSGLSSTLRSREGGAALALEREEALRGKLEAQLRERVAEMMSLQTRRDAERAELNARLSDAVREVERLKGQIEERDRDVASLTRRLEEQSGNDETDMQVMRAHTETLLDTLRDIAQTVLSDGDSSEADQENSEASVLALFRSSSPRRSLSPQRSSSPSRCSSLALIPEASLSALRSAVNSRHLQLQEVRGRLSSAQSSVQTLRRQLTETESARREAEQRCQMLQGERDGVQREKDSMQRERDRLKQDRDTLASDKVAVEKSAQTALIKSQILQMDCEKLQQALTSAQREWDHEREEKEATLQERDLAKAETERVQKQWEQSDSRASVQRRELSAVREAKHQTEVEKQLLEEEKAQLTEALARAEGSNAELSLLVNKLHSEEAALRDSLAKMGSMNEALAQDKSDLNSIISQLEEEKNLLQAEKREAKQEKLTIRDELVRLEQDRLELDSARLALHQSLQESELSRVGMEAELHSLRAEKVKLQDKITQLCGEVSSLGAELGVIRGEEQRQGTALEEIGRDRADLARERAGLVVQLTASERENAALSEEVAAFRSERETLETSLFEVQQQMVQLESRREQLETENQSLRLRCETTTAELRRVRAEGENILAQSEKEMEVLRQALSNTQQESQQALRASIADHQEEVERLTAEKETLRCSLESEHEGALRRLREDAEEQVLRTERERDELRAEVRSLQHDRDQSLLQAETEKQQMLSQKEAEKAVLSERVSILQAELGSAALELERLAREATHHKDQERAAVGALTTELLELRCQLEEAGCRHDRELQRLQENCTDLQTHTDAALKELEECRASLSASEESRDQLRRDMLEMERRLNQTRDTGEGYRRDGVELRRTLCDVTKERDTLSLSNTHLRETLRSTETERISVKRQCEERDQRVALLEESLSSAQREVAELRSCLREVERSRLEARRELQELRRQVKVLDGEKEQKGKEVAELQMRLSLEEQREEERGREIFALKQKLVEADTARTSVKKELSVLQRRLTESESGWRGCEKELTTQLQEARGCEKKLQDEARNLSLRAQTAQDSLTQSSLQLSEAQGRLAATEAELARAEAGRRELEFRLGSLQSALTRTLGIGAGGRGSTSGGRGRSPGGSSHSSITRHRSLSPLRCSLSPPKDFGGSTPDNTMGLSRPISPEREDTPQPVPLPEMDPEVLRCGLRDFLQELRDAQRDRDEARCQLGALQRELEEVTGERDSSQNRLSQLHKTLQEWQDGKRDVDGRLTSTQAMLQQLEENMRRGERERRALTDRVKELERALQTAETEKKHTQDQLSKQRAGEVRLEAERRRLREALEAAETRGTRVELGRRSLEGELQRLKLSLGDREAEGQATQERHAALLKQVKEGESRVTLLQREVDRLSQALSKAQEGEACLREKTQSLSQSLQEATASHSATQGRLAALQKTLGVAEQDRRQLQERVDGARASLNEGKRSMVALTERVQSLQNELTQSELRRGELETELAQTQEALRQRTASLTEAQRNAQSAQTERSSAEERLRGLQRAVAMLETEKKDAERQAVRLEKDKNALRNTLDKVERQKLKTEEGSMRLSAEKGRLDRSLNTAEQELQDAQRQIALLQELVDVRKKITLSMAQLAEMEQSHSVNESSMRQHDEALREAERLRVAQRETERTLAARERAHRHRVKGLEEQVSTLKEQLQQELRRKQPSLPT, encoded by the exons ATGTCATCAGTGATGTCAGTCCAGGAGGAGAACCGGGTGCTACAGGGAGAGCTGGGGAGGCTGGAGGACCTCCTGGCCCATAGCCGGGCAGAGCGTGATGAGCTGGCCATCAAATACAGCGCCATCAGCGAGAGG CTAGAGCAGGCGCTACGCCTAGAGGCTGGTGATGGGGAGGGGGACTCGCCAGAGTGTCGCAGTTTGGCTCAACAGAACGTGGAACTCCGCAGACGTCTGGACGAGGAGCAGGCAGCCTATAAGCGCAAGCTCACAGCCTACCAGGAGGGCCAGCAGAGACAGGCTCAGCTTGTGCAGAAGCTACAGGCCAAG GTCCTGCAGTATAAGAAGAGGTGTGGAGATCTAGAGAAGACTGTGTTAGAGAAGTCCTCAGAACTGGAGCAGCATAGACTGAAT GGCCCTTGTGATACGTCCAGCAGCAGTCATCGTGGAGATGAGGATCCATGCGGAGACCTGGAGAACGCTCTAATCCGGTTGGAGGAGGAGCAACAGAG GAGCAACAGTCTGTCTGCAGTGAATTCAATGCTGAGAGAGCAGCTGGAGCAGGCAGGACTGGCTAATGAGGCACTTAGCCAAGACATACGTAGACTCACTGCTGATTGGTCCAAATCTAGGGAGGAGCTGGAGCAGAGGGAGTCTGATtggaggagggaagaggag TCTTTTCACAGTTATTTCAGCAATGAGCACAGTCGTCTGCTTTCCCTATGGCGACAGGTGGTGGGCTTCCGTAGGCAGGTCTGTGAGCTGAAGAGTGCCACAGAAAG GGACCTGTCAGACATGCGAAATGAGATGGCCCGGGCCTCCCACTCGGTCCAGTCGTCCTGCTCCGGCCTGTCCTCCACGCTACGCAGCCGTGAGGGAGGGGCGGCCCTGGCTCTGGAGCGGGAGGAGGCGCTGCGGGGGAAGCTGGAGGCGCAGCTCAGAGAACGCGTGGCTGAGATGATGAGCCTGCAGACCAGGAGAGACGCAGAGAGGGCTGAGCTGAACGCCAG ACTGTCAGATGCAGTGCGCGAGGTGGAGAGGCTGAAAGGACAGATTGAGGAGAGAGACCGAGacgtagcctctctgaccaggaGACTTGAG GAGCAGAGTGGCAACGATGAGACCGACATGCAGGTGATGAGAGCTCACACTGAAACACTGCTGGACACACTCCGAGACATTGCCCAG ACTGTCCTGTCTGATGGGGACTCGTCAGAGGCAGACCAGGAGAACAGCGAAGCTTCTGTATTGGCTCTGTTCCGTAGCTCCTCTCCTCGTCGGTCCTTGTCACCACAGCGATCCAGCTCTCCTAGCCGCTGCTCGTCTTTGGCCCTCATCCCAGAGGCCAGCCTGTCAGCTCTGCGCTCTGCTGTCAACAGCAGACATCTCCAGCTACAG GAGGTTCGGGGGCGTCTGTCCTCTGCCCAGTCATCGGTCCAGACACTGCGCAGGCAGCTCACAGAAACGGAGTCAGCCAGACGAGAGGCAGAGCAACGCTGTCAGATGctgcagggagaaagagacggagttcaaagagagaaagactcgatgcagagggagagagaccgcCTGAAACAAGACAGGGACACACTGGCCAG TGATAAGGTGGCTGTGGAGAAGTCCGCCCAAACAGCACTGATCAAGTCCCAAATACTGCAGATGGACTGTGAGAAGCTGCAGCAGGCCTTGACGTCGGCCCAGAGAGAGTGGGATCacgagagggaggagaaagaggcaACGCTCCAGGAGAGAGACCTGGCAAAGGCAGAGACTGAGAGAGT TCAGAAGCAGTGGGAGCAGAGTGACAGCCGGGCGTCTGTCCAGCGACGGGAGCTGTCTGCAGTGAGAGAGGCCAAACACCAGACAGAGGTGGAGAAGCAGCTCCTGGAGGAAGAGAAAGCCCAGCTCACTGAGGCTCTGGCCCGG GCTGAAGGCAGTAATGCTGAGCTTTCTCTGCTGGTCAACAAGCTTCACTCTGAGGAGGCAGCCCTCCGTGACTCTCTGGCCAAGATGGGCAGCATGAACGAGGCCCTGGCCCAGGACAAGTCTGACCTAAACTCCATCATCAGCCAG ctggaggaggagaagaaccTCCTGCAGGCTGAGAAACGCGAAGCCAAGCAAGAGAAGCTGACCATCAGAGACGAGCTTGTCCGTTTGGAGCAGGACAGGCTAGAGTTGGACTCCGCACGCCTCGCCCTCCACCAATCCCTGCAGGAGTCAGAGCTGAGCAGGGTGGGGATGGAGGCGGAACTTCACAGCCTCAGggctgaaaaagtgaagctgCAGGACAAAATCACTCAA CTGTGTGGCGAGGTGAGCTCTCTGGGCGCAGAGCTGGGCGTGATCCGgggtgaggaacagaggcaggGCACGGCCCTGGAGGAAATAGGACGGGATAGGGCGGACCTGGCCAGAGAGAGGGCGGGGCTGGTGGTCCAGCTGACtgcatcagagagagagaacgccGCGCTAAGCGAGGAGGTGGCTGCTTTCag GTCGGAGCGGGAGACCCTGGAGACCAGCCTGTTTGAGGTGCAACAACAGATGGTGCAGCTGGAGTCCCGGAGAGAGCAGCTGGAGACAGAGAACCAGAGTCTGCGTCTGCGCTGCGAAACCACCACAG CGGAACTGAGGCGCGTGCGCGCGGAGGGGGAGAACATCCTGGCGCAGAGTgagaaggagatggaggttCTGCGCCAGGCCCTGAGCAATACCCAGCAGGAGTCTCAGCAAGCCCTACGCGCCTCCATCGCTGACCACCAAGAGGAGGTCGAGAGACTGACTGCTGAGAAG GAGACCCTTCGCTGCAGTTTGGAGTCCGAACATGAGGGGGCGCTGCGGCGGCTCAGAGAGGATGCAGAGGAGCAGGTCCTTAGGACTGAGAGGGAGCGGGACGAGCTGAGAGCTGAAGTGAGGAGTTTGCAGCACGACAGGGACCAGAGCCTGCTGCAGGCAGAGACCGAGAAACAACAG ATGCTGTCCCAGAAGGAGGCAGAGAAGGCGGTGCTGTCTGAGAGGGTGTCCATCCTGCAGGCAGAGTTGGGTTCTGCAGCCCTGGAATTGGAGAGACTGGCCAGGGAGGCAACGCATCACAAAGACCAGGAGAGG GCCGCAGTGGGAGCTCTGACCACAGAGTTACTGGAGCTGCGCTGTCAGCTGGAGGAGGCTGGCTGTCGTCATGACAGGGAGTTACAGAGGCTACAGGAGAACTGCACggacctgcagacacacactgacgcTGCCCTCAAGGAG TTGGAGGAGTGCAGAGCTTCTCTGTCAGCCAGTGAGGAGAGCCGAGACCAGCTGAGGCGGGACATGCTGGAGATGGAGAGGCGTCTCAACCAAACCCGGGACACTGGGGAGGGCTACAGAAGGGACGGGGTGGAGTTACGGCGCACCCTCTGTGATGTCACCAAGGAGCGAGATACGCTCAGCCTATCAAACACCCACCTGAGGGAGACATTGAGAAGTACAGAAACTGAGAGGATCAG tgTCAAGCGTCAGTGCGAAGAGAGGGACCAGCGGGTGGCTCTTTTGGAGGAGAGCCTGTCGTCTGCTCAGAGGGAGGTGGCGGAGCTCCGCAGCTGTCTCAGAGAGGTCGAGAGGTCACGGCTAGAGGCCAGGAGGGAACTGCAGGAGCTCCGCAGACAG GTGAAGGTGCTCGATGGTGAGAAGGAGCAGAAAGGCAAGGAGGTAGCTGAGCTGCAGATGCGCCTCTCCCTGGAGgagcagagagaagaggagagagggagggagattttCGCTCTCAAACAGAAGCTGGTCGAAGCTGATACAGCCAGGACCTCCGTCAAGAAAGAG CTGTCCGTCCTCCAGAGGCGTCTGACGGAGTCGGAATCAGGCTGGCGAGGCTGTGAGAAAGAGTTGACCACGCAGCTGCAGGAGGCCCGGGGTTGTGAGAAGAAGCTCCAGGATGAGGCCAGGAACCTGTCCCTGCGGGCCCAAACGGCCCAGGACTCCCTGACCCAGTCCAGCCTGCAGCTCAGCGAGGCCCAGGGACGCCTGGCCGCGACCGAGGCAGAGCTGGCCCGGGCTGAAGCCGGACGCAGGGAGCTGGAGTTCCGCCTGGGCAGCCTGCAGTCGGCGTTGACCCGTACCCTGGGCATTGGGGcaggggggcggggcagcaccaGCGGGGGGAGGGGCCGGAGCCCTGGGGGGAGTTCCCACAGCAGCATCACACGGCACCGCAGCCTCTCACCATTACGCTGCTCATTGTCGCCCCCCAAAG ATTTTGGAGGTTCGACCCCTGACAACACAATGGGCTTATCCAGACCCATCTCCCCAGAACGGGAGGACACACCCCAGCCCGTGCCTCTACCTGAGATGGACCCAGAGGTACTGCGCTGTGGCCTCCGAGACTTCCTCCAGGAACTCCGAGACGCTCAGAGAGACAGG GATGAGGCACGCTGCCAGTTGGGGGCGCTACAGAGAGAGTTGGAGGAGgtgacaggggagagagactcCTCCCAGAACCGCCTTTCTCAGCTACACAAAACACTACAGGAGTGGCAGGACG GGAAGCGTGACGTTGATGGGCGTCTGACTTCCACCCAGGCCATGCTCCAGCAGCTGGAGGAGAAcatgaggaggggagagagggagaggagagcccTCACTGACAGAGTCAAGGAGCTGGAGAGAGCCCTGCAGACTGCCGAGACTgagaagaaacacacacag GACCAGTTGAGTAAGCAGCGTGCGGGGGAGGTGCGCCTGGAGGCGGAGCGGAGGCGCCTGCGGGAGGCCCTGGAGGCTGCTGAGACCCGGGGAACCAGGGTGGAGCTGGGGAGGCGCAGCCTGGAGGGGGAGCTGCAGAGACTCAAACTGAGCCTGGGGGACCGTGAGGCGGAGGGCCAGGCCACCCAGGAGCGCCACGCCGCTCTACTCAAACAG GTCAAAGAGGGGGAGAGCCGTGTGACGTTGCTCCAGAGAGAGGTGGACAGGCTGAGCCAGGCTCTGTCTAAAGCCCAAGAAGGAGAGGCCTGTCTCAGGGAGAAGACCCAGAGCCTCTCTCAGAGCCTCCAGGAGGCCACTGCTTCCCACAGCGCCACCCAGGGGCGCCTTGCTGCTCTACAGAAGACACTGGGGGTCGCCGAGCAAGACCGCAGGCAGCTACAG GAACGAGTGGATGGAGCGCGGGCGTCCCTGAACGAGGGGAAGCGAAGCATGGTGGCACTTACTGAGCGCGTGCAGAGCCTGCAGAATGAGCTGACCCAGAGCGAGTTGAGacgaggagagctggaaacAGAGCTGGCCCAGACACAGGAG GCCCTGCGACAGCGGACCGCCAGTCTGACGGAGGCCCAGCGCAACGCCCAGTCGGCCCAGACAGAGAGGTCCTCTGCAGAGGAGAGGCTGCGCGGGCTTCAGAGGGCCGTGGCAATGCTGGAGACGGAGAAGAAGGatgcagagagacaggccgTCCGACTCGAGAAGGACAAAAACGCACTGAGAAATACACTGGACAAG GTGGAGCGTCAGAAGCTGAAGACAGAGGAGGGCAGTATGCGTCTGTCTGCAGAGAAGGGCCGTCTGGATCGCTCCCTCAACACTGCAGAGCAGGAACTGCAGGACGCACAGAGACAGATCGCCCTGCTACAG GAGTTGGTGGAcgttagaaagaaaatcactcTTTCTATG GCCCAGCTGGCCGAGATGGAGCAGTCCCACAGTGTGAATGAGAGCTCCATGCGGCAGCATGACGAGGCGCTTCGCGAGGCGGAGAGGCTGAGGGTCGCccagagggagacggagaggacCCTGGCTGCACGGGAGAGAGCCCACCGCCACCGGGTCAAAGGCCTGGAGGAGCAG gTGTCTACTCTGAAGGAGCAGCTACAGCAGGAGCTGAGGCGAAAACAGCCCTCCCTACCCACCTGA